CGTGAATCTGCCGGATGTCGCCCATCCGGGCCTTGCGCAGAATAAAGGGACGGGTCCGCATGGACGTCATTGGGCCAGAAGGGTTTTGACCATGTCTTTGAGCTGTTCGGACCGCATGAGTCCCTTCTGGGTCCAAACCCGCTGGCCTTCGCGGTTGTAGAAGAAAATGGTCGGCACAGCCTGGACGGCGAAGGCCCGCTGCAGGGTCGGCGGGGCCCAGAACAACCTGTAGTTGATGGGATTTTTCTTCAGGAAAGAATCGACCACCCCGGGATTGTTGTCCAAGGAGATGCCGATGACTTCAAGGTCGGCCTCGGAGTGCTCCTGACGAAGTCGAATCAGTTCCGGAATCTCGATCCGGCAAGGCTGGCACCAGGTAGCCCAGAAGTTGACCAGGACCACCTTGCCCTTGG
This sequence is a window from Deltaproteobacteria bacterium. Protein-coding genes within it:
- a CDS encoding TlpA family protein disulfide reductase yields the protein MNSVRVALAAALVILLACSQAWASSFTAMQPDTLDKVLAESKGKVVLVNFWATWCQPCRIEIPELIRLRQEHSEADLEVIGISLDNNPGVVDSFLKKNPINYRLFWAPPTLQRAFAVQAVPTIFFYNREGQRVWTQKGLMRSEQLKDMVKTLLAQ